The genome window CTCCTTTAGAAAGTTACTGCCATTAGTATTACTTACAGCATTATCCAATGACTTTGGAAAGGGCAGCCATTCATCATTATAGATAATACAGTACTCCTTCACAAGACCACTGTTGAAATTACTGATAGCGTGGAGAAGACCTTGCTCTGCACCAACCTGCACAAAAAAGAAAACTGTCAGGATGTCGGGGGGTGNNNNNNNNNNNNNNNNNNNNNNNNNNNNNNNNNNNNNNNNNNNNNNNNNNNNNNNNNNNNNNNNNNNNNNNNNNNNNNNNNNNNNNNNNNNNNNNNNNNNNNNNNNNNNNNNNNNNNNNNNNNNNNNNNNNNNNNNNNNNNNNNNNNNNNNNNNNNNNNNNNNNNNNNNNNNNNNNNNNNNNNNNNNNNNNNNNNNNNNNNNNNNNNNNNNNNNNNNNNNNNNNNNNNNNNNNNNNNNNNNNNNNNNNNNNNNNNNNNNNNNNNNNNNNNNNNNNNNNNNNNNNNNNNNNNNNNNNNNNNNNNNNNNNNNNNNNNNNNNNNNNNNNNNNNNNNNNNNNNNNNNNNNNNNNNNNNNNNNNNNNNNNNNNNNNNNNNNNNNNNNNNNNNNNNNNNNNNNNNNNNNNNNNNNNNNNNNNNNNNNNNNNNNNNNNNNNNNNNNNNNNNNNNNNNNNNNNNNNNNNNNNNNNNNNNNNNNNNNNNNNNNNNNNNNNNNNNNNNNNNNNNNNNNNNNNNNNNNNNNNNNNNNNNNNNNNNNNNNNNNNNNNNNNNNNNNNNNNNNNNNNNNNNNNNNNNNNNNNNNNNNNNNNNNNNNNNNNNNNNNNNNNNNNNNNNNNNNNNNNNNNNNNNNNNNNNNNNNNNNNNNNNNNNNNNNNNNNNNNNNNNNNNNNNNNNNNNNNNNNNNNNNNNNNNNNNNNNNNNNNNNNNNNNNNNNNNNNNNNNNNNNNNNNNNNNNNNNNNNNNNNNNNNNNNNNNNNNNNNNNNNNNNNNNNNNNNNNNNNNNNNNNNNNNNNNNNNNNNNNNNNNNNNNNNNNNNNNNNNNNNNNNNNNNNNNNNNNNNNNNNNNNNNNNNNNNNNNNNNNNNNNNNNNNNNNNNNNNNNNNNNNNNNNNNNNNNNNNNNNNNNNNNNNNNNNNNNNNNNNNNNNNNNNNNNNNNNNNNNNNNNNNNNNNNNNNNNNNNNNNNNNNNNNNNNNNNNNNNNNNNNNNNNNNNNNNNNNNNNNNNNNNNNNNNNNNNNNNNNNNNNNNNNNNNNNNNNNNNNNNNNNNNNNNNNNNNNNNNNNNNNNNNNNNNNNNNNNNNNNNNTGGTGGTGCAGgcccgaagggcagaatggcctactcctgcacctattgtctattgtaggggctggaggatgttacagggatagggagggggcgCAGGGGCTGGAGGAAGTGAAACAGATAAGGAGGGGGTCACAGGGTTAAGGTTAGCGTtaaggttagggtcagggttaaggTCAGCGTTAGGATCTGAGTCAggggttagggttaaggtcagCACTAGGTTCAGGAGTTAATGTTAAGGTCAATGTTAGGATCAGGGTCAGGGTTAAGGTCAGCATTAGGATCAGGGTCAggggttagggttaaggtcagTGATAGAATCAGGGTCACTGTTAACGTCAGCATTAGGATCAGGGTCAGGATTTAGGTTTAAGGTCAGTGATAGGATCTGGGACAggggttagggttaaggtcagCTTTAAGGTAAGGGTCAGGGTTAAGGTCAGCATTAGGATCAGGGTCAGGGGTTAGCGTTAAGGTCAGCATTAGGATCAGGGTCAGGGGTTAGCGTTAAGGTCAGCATTAGGATCAGGGTCAGGGGTTAGCGTTAAGGTCAGCATTAGGATCAGGGTCAGGGGTTAGCGTTAAGGTCAGCATTAGGATCAGGGTCAGGGGTTAGCGTTAAGGTCAGCATTAGGATTTAAGGTAAGGGTCAGGGTTAAGGTCAGCATTAGGATCAGGGTCAggggttagggttaaggtcagTGATAGAATCAGGGTCACTGTTAAGGTCAGCATTAGGATCAGGGTCAGGGTTTAGGTTTAAGGTCAGTGATAGGATCTGGGACAggggttagggttaaggtcagCTTTAAGGTAAGGGTCAGGGTTAAGGTCAGCATTAGGATCAAGGTCAGGGGTTAGGGTTATGGTCAGTGTTAAGATCTGGGACAGGGGCTAGGGTTAAGGTCAGCATTAGGATCAGGCTCGGGGGTTAGGTTTAAGATCAGCGTTAGGATCTGGGTCAGGGGTTCAGGTTAAGGTCAGCGTTAGGATCTGGGTCAggggttagggttaaggtcagCGTTAGATCTGGGTCGGGGTTACGGTTAAGGTCAGCGTTAGGATCTGGGTCAGGGGTTCGGGTTAAGGTCAGCGTTAGGATCTGGGTCAGGGTTAAGGTCAATGTTAGGATCTGGGTCAggggttagggttaaggtcagCGTTAGGATCTGGGTCAGGGGTTCAGGTTAAGGTCAGCGTTAGGATCTGGGTCAGGGGTTCAGGTTAAGGTCAGCGTTAGGAGGGTTAAGGTCAGCATTAGGATCAGGGTTAAGGTCAGTGTTAAGATCAGGGTCAGGGGTTACTGTTAAGGTCAGCGTTAGGATCAGGGTCAGGGGTTAGGTTTAAGATCAGCGTTAGGATCTGGGTCAGGGTTAAGCTCTGCATTAGGATCAGGGTTAAGGTCAGTGTTAAGATCAGGGTCAggggttagggttaaggtcagcgttaggatcagggtcaggggttagggttaaggtcagTGTTAGGATCTGGGTCAGGGTTAAGNNNNNNNNNNNNNNNNNNNNNNNNNNNNNNNNNNNNNNNNNNNNNNNNNNNNNNNNNNNNNGTCAGGGTTAAGGTCAGCGTTAGGATCTGGGTCAGGGTTAAGGTCAATGTTAGGATCAGGGTCAGGGGTTCAGATTAAGGTCAGCATTAGGATCTGGGTCATGGGTTCAGATTAAGGTCAGCGTTAGGATCTGGGTCAggggttagggttaaggtcagCATTAGATCTGGGTCAGGGGTTACGGTTAAGGTCAGCGTTAGGATCTGGGTCAGGGTTTAGGTCAATGTTAGGATCTGGGTCAGGGGTTACGGTTAAGGTCAGCATTAGGATCTGAGTCAGGGGTTTAGATTAAGGTCAGCGTTAGGATCTGGGTCAGGGGTTACGGTTAAGTTCAGCGTTAGGATCTGGGTCAGGGTTTAGGTCAATGTTAGGGTTGGGGTGAAGGTCAGGGGTTCTAGCTCTCCCTGAGGTACGATGTGTGTGACTCCTTCCTCCTTTGAGACAGGCCTGATCACAGACATCCTCATCTCCCTGGACGACCGCTTCCTGTATTTCAGTAACTGGCTCCACGGAGATATCCGGCAGTACGATATCACGGATACCCGGAAACCCCGACTGGTGGGTCAGGTAAGGAGCGACACCTGTGTCCGTCCTACTTCCTTACCCCGGGATTCGGCTGGGGAACAGCACTGAACTTCCCAACGTCGGGAAAGGACCCAGTGCAGTTCCACCGGGGCCCAGTTACACACCAACGCTGCGGACGGAGGAACTGAGGGTGTTGGTGCTCAGTTTGCTGATCCCACACGGACAACCCGAGGTGAGGACGTCAGCAGGGCGAGGACAGGCCGGGTGAGTGGGCAAGGACGTGGCAGACGGAGTACAATGGGGGAAAgactgaggtgatgcactttggtcggaggaACAGAGGCGCTGAGCGTTTGCCAAGCGGGGAAAGGCTGCAGAAATCTGAGACACAGAGGAACCTGGGAagtttagttcaggattctctcaaggttgacatgcaggttcagttggcagtgaggaaggaaaatgcaatgttcGTACTCAGTGACAGAgggctagagtacaagagcaggggcGTTGTGCTGAGGCTGGATAAGGCTCTGCtcagaccgcacttggagtagCCTGAGCAGATCTGGGTCTCAGATCTAAGGAGGGTCACACTGGCTTCGGAGGGTTGAAgacaggagattcaccagaatgatctGGGGatagggggagggggggtgtaaAGACCGTACCATATGAGGTTGTGGACTCTGGGCCtatacttgattgagtttagaaggatcagTGGGGATCTAATCGAAAACTGAGAGAggcctgggggagggggggagagagggagggggtgtagggggtgacagagatagggaaggggtgtaggggctggagttTGAGACAGAGATTGGGAAATGGTAGCCTGATGGATGAACACTGGGATAGCGGAGGAGATTGGAACCACGACATGGGGCAGGGCTGTTGGGGCCCAGAGTTGTCGGGGTAGCCAGTGCCTTTGAGGGTCTGGAAATGCACTCGCCTTTTTGAGGAATAACTTCTGTTTGGCTGCAGATCTTCATTGGCGGTTGCCTGTTGAAGGGTGGACCCGTGAAGGTGTTGGAGGACAGAGAGATGACGGCACAGCCTGAGGCCTGTATCGTTCAGGTGAGGAGATTGGTTACCACTCTTCCTGGATACCCATCCCGCCTGAAGATGCTCTCTTGGGAAAAATAGTTCTTTTTTTTGTACGTGGAATGGCTCCACCGAGGCCGGTATCACCTTACCGAGTCACCGTCTCATTTACAAACTGACACTCCTTGACTgtccagcactccaaggtctctgtgttcggTAACGCTCCCGAGGACCCCACCATTAAGAGGGCTAGTACAGAACAGCAGGGACGTtgtgctgaggctgtgtaaggctctgctcagactgcatttggaacacaGTGAGCAGCTTTGGGAAGGTCACGCTGGCCTTGGAGgggcggggggggcgggggggagtccagaggaggtttataagaacgatcctggggatgaagggcatgtgaaatgaggactctgggtctgcacttgatggaCTTTAGAAGGATTGGAGGCGGGTGctttctgattgaaacttacagaatgggtggcacggtggcacagtggttagcactgctgcctcacagcgccagagacccgggttcaattcccgcctcaggcgactgactgtgtggagtttgcacgttctccccgtgtctgcgtgggtttcctccgggtgctccggtttcctcccacatctccaaagatctgcagggtcaggtgaattggccacgctaaattgcccgtagtgttaggtgaaggggtaaatgtaggggaatgggtctgggtgggttacgcttcggagggtcggtgtggacttgttgggctgaagggcctgtttccacactgtaagtaatctaatctaatcttaaaaaaaaaagaatactgAGGCAGGTCTGGATAGAGTGCAGGCAGAGACTCGCACCCCAGGGCACAACAAAGGGACGACCCTTTGGGACTGAGATGGGAGGagtcttcttcagccagagagcggggAATCCGTTGCCTTGGGGGGAGGCCCACTCATTGCGTGTctttaagacggagatggataGGTTCGTAATGAggaagggggtcaagggttatggggggggggaggaaggcaggagaatgggggtggaAGAAACGCACCACCCATGACTGAACGGCGAAGCAGACTCGGTGGGCCGGATGGCCTAAATTCTGCCCCAACTCTCTGGGACCAAATGCTGTCTATTGGAACCTGCAGCCAAGGCTACCGTGGGGCCCAGTGCCGTTTTGGCCAGGTTTGCCCATGCCCAGTGGCACTGGGTCTTAGCCACCAGAAGCGTGGTCTGAGGCTGGGACATCAGAGTTCCATAGagaataggagcaggccatttggcctgtcaagccAGCTTTTCCAGCCAATGGGCGATCGTCCCTGCTTCCTCTCCCATATGCTTCGGTGCCTTCTGATCCTAATCCGatgaatgagggcagagcggtgggtgTGATCCATGTGGgacttcaatagacaataggtgcaggagtgggccattcggcccatcgggctAGCACCGCCACTcattatgatcttggctgatcatccacaagcAGTACCCTGTTCTTGctttatccctataacccttgattccactatctttaagagctttCAGTAAaccgttcgacaaggttccccatgggagactggttagcaaggttagatctcatggaatacagggagaactagccatttggatacagaactggctcaaaagtagaagacagagggtggtggtggagggttgtttttcagactggaggcctgtgaccagtggagtgccacaaggatcggtgctgggcccactacttttcatcatttacataaatgatttggatgcgagcataagaggtacagttagtaagtctgcagatgacaccaaaattggaggtgtagtggacagcgaagaaggttacctcaggttacaatacTGTCAAGAGTGTAGAAGGatgaaaggagatctaattgagctacgtaagatgctaaaggagattgacaaagtagacatggagaggatgtttcctcatatgGGACAAACCAGCATGAGAggccatagttttaggataaggtgtAGTAGATTGAAAATACAGATGCTGAGGGGCATGTATCTGTGGCATTCACTTATCCACAGGGCAGTGGATGctgagacattgagtaaatttaaggaggagatagacagatttttaatctgtattgGATTAAAGAGTTATGCAGAGCGGGCAGGAATACAGAGTTGTCACTGAGATGAGATCAGGCGTAATCATGtgaaatagtggagcaggctcaaggggctgaatggcctaatcctggtgttcttatgttcttattgctACACATTCACATTATCCTGAGACATTCCCTAAAATGCTTGTTATTTGGAACTTGCCAAACAAGTCAAATGTCTTGTATCATTGCAGTTGCTGCTCTATATGCAAATGTTACACTATTTGATTGGTGCAACTCTGTTAACTCCTCGCCTTCATTAATCCTGGAATAGTAAAAATGGAGGTGCAGATCTTCACAGGTCTATGCTAGATTCCCAGCTGTTAACACAACTCAAGGGAAATGGGCAATGAGAGGAATTAAGGCAGAACATCAGCCATGAGtctattgattggtggagcacagcttgaggggccaaatggcctcctcctgctcttaattTATGCTGTGAGCTCAGTGTGCAGAGCTAACGATTTGTCACTTGGATATTGGGAATCATTCCTAGAATGAGTTCAAACATTGCAACGTGATCAACCATTGCATCCATCCTGCCATCTCTGTGAACCCATCAGTGAGATGCTATTTCACAGAGagacaggtacagcaaataattaggaaagagAATGGAATGCTGCCATTTAGTGCAACGGGAGAGGACTATAACACTGGGATATTTTACTACAACTGTTTATGGTgtcagtgagatcacatctggagtacagttgTAGTGATTGGAAGAGGGGCCAGGTGGATCCCATTGTCTGTAAGATCCTTGAgaggggttgttaacctgggctaatcagggagccctggctcacagatataaacaggagtgtcagagagtctcctcattctaggggtggtcagagcccatgtactgtgcacacgtgaataaagggtgacttaataatgggataccggcctccgtgcagttatttcagctgtCTGCAgtattggtttccttatttgGAAAAAAGATACCATTTCATTCAGAACAGTTCATTGAGGATGAGGGAGTTATTGAATGGGGAAAGGTTGCAGAGGTTAGACCTGCAccagtggagtttagaaaaatgagagctcATGCTATTGAAACACATGAGATCCAGAGAGGGCTCGAGAGGGCGGGCACTGGGAAGATATACCTTTTGTAAAGCTCAGGGACACTCTTTAAGAATATGAATACCCTTTATTAATCAATGGAATTCTCTTCACCAAAAAGCCGCGGGGGTGTGTCATTGAATttgttcaaggctgagctcgCGACAATTGGGTGTTAGGAGGGagccagacaggaaagtgaagttgagccgACACCCTGATTATCCTTGATCTTAAAGAACAGCTTAGCAGTCTcagagggccgaatggtctcattctgttcTTAATCCTTTGCCCTTGGATATTGTGCTATTTCACTAACAGGTCAACAAAAGCACGCTTCCCAGAATGGAATTGGGTCCATGTTGTAATAATATGTTCAATTAGTGCTTTTAGTTCATATGTTCAGCTTTGACTGCACCGTTGAAATGACCATGGAAGTACAATGTGGCATCAGTGTCAATCAAGAGTACTTTCCTCTCCCCCCTGGCTTGGTAGGGAGCCAAAGTCAAAAGGACCAACGTTACAACATTCAAGCTTTTTTCGCAAATGGCTTAAATTAATAAGTGACTTTTTCTTATGCTGCCAAATTTGAAATCATTGAAATATCTCATTCTTTGGGAGAACTCACTGTGCCTGTTTTGCGAGTGTTAAACATGTAGCAATCTCTGCCCACAAGTTCCTATACCAGATGTATACTCCTGGCATGGAAGTCGCTATATTATGCTCCCACTGTTTGTAAGAATAAAAACATACGAAACAGGAGCTGGAGAACATAGGAACGTAAAAGCTCGGAGCagatgtaagccattcagccccttgagcctgctgtgacatttaatatgatcagggttgatctcatctcggtctcaactccactttcctgcccactctctataaccctttaacctactgcgaatcctcttgcaacgatgccttccttgaagaatttcagtgagtccctcctccctaccttttatcttagcctgctggacacactttcctcattcctgaagaagggctcatgcccgaaacgtcgattctcctgttccctggatgctgcctgacctgctgcgcttctccagcaacacattttcagcttagagggatatggaccaagtgctggtgaatgggactggattaggttcggatatctggccagcatggagaagttgggctgaagggtctgtttccgcactgtacaaCTCTACGAATGGACTTTTCGCAGGTTGGAAATGGCAAATACGAGAGGGTATTGGACGAAagtcctgttgaagggcttatgcccgaaacgtcgactcccctgctcctcggttgctgacTGACCGGGCTGTGCTTTCCCCAGCTCCACGTTTTATCGACTCTGACCTCCCAGCGTCTGCAACCCTCACGATCTCCGAGAGGGAGAAAGGTTTCTAGGAGGTGCACGAGGCATGTTAGTTTATGCAGGTGGGGGTGCTTAGGCTGTCCGAGGGATGGTCGAAGCAGGGAAAATGTTCAAGAGGCATTTAGGAACAGGGTcaagtgttggggggggggggagggagggaagagaggaatgGGGACCGTGTGCGGGCGGACGGGATGGGTTTGGGAATGGTCAGCAGAGACTGGCCTCCATGTTGCATCTCATGTTCACACAGGGCACACGGATCTGGGGTGGCCCCCAGATGATCCAGTTGAGTTTGGACGGGAAGCGTCTCTACGTGACCACCTCGCTCTACAGCAGCTGGGACAGACAGTTTTACCCCGACCTCATCAGGTGGGTCCATCGTGGACAGGGGAGGGGGGGAAACGCACACAGGAGGTTGACCCAGCCTCCCCCTCACCTGTGCCCGGAAACACCATGGCCACTCGGCCCGTCAGAGGGtgccctgcctctctctctgacatgcGGCccacccattccccccccccctccctgccagCATCATCGCCTCCCACCCTCCGAGGGACCACCCCGTCCCTATCCCACACCCTACAAGGGAGCCTGCCTTACTCCGAGGGATGGTCTCGCTCACTCTGAGGGAGCCCATCTGCCCGTCCCTCACACCAAGGGACCCTCCTTTCCCCTCCCTCATTGCAAGGAactctcacactccctctctcacttcAAGGGAATCCCCTCCCTCACTACGAGGGTAACCCCTCCCCTCACTCCGAGGgaatctccctccctccctctccctcattCAGATGGACtctcctgcccctccctcattCCAAGGAACTCACACACCCCCTCCATCACTCAGAGGGAAACCCTTCCCTTCCCTCACTCAGAGAGATCCTCCTCCCCCCTCACTGAGGAACTCACACACCGCCTCCCTCACTGTGATGGGACACCCCCTACCTCACTCTGAGGgaacctccctccctcactcactcagagGGAAACCCTTCCCCTCCCTCACTCAGAGAGATCCTCCCCCTACTCCCTCGCTCTGAGGAACTCACACACCGCCTCCCTCACTGTGATGGGACACCCCCTACCTCACTCTGAGGGaaccccctctccctccctccgagggaacccctctctctctcacttcgaGGGAAACCCTTCCCCTCCCCGCCACTCCGAGCAAATCTCTTCCTTCCATGGATTCCCCTCCCCGTCTCTCAGTCTGATGACGcccccactcactcactccaagggagccccctcccccctccacacaGTGTCGGTGTTGCCCCCTTGGGACCTGGGCACCCCCTCCTTGTGAACCTGTCCTGCTGCCGCCAGGCAGGGGCAAGACGAGGCGTGTTGGTTGATACGTGTTCCTCGTGCGTTCAAAGGGAAGGGTCGGCCATGCTGCGCGTGAATGTGGACACGGACAAGGGTGGCCTGAAAATCGATGAGACCTTCCTGGTGGACTTCGGAAAGGAGCCCGACGGACCCTCCCTCGCACACGAGGTGCGTTACCCCGGCGGCGACTGCAGTTCCGACATTTGGCTGTAGGAGGGGTGGTGCCGAGAGTCCATTGTGGAGGGGGTTGCCATCTTGTGTTGGCCACCGGCGTCCATCTTGTGTGCCAATGGGCGTTCCAAAGGAGGGTTCCAATTTCAAAAATTAATTATTGCCTTCTCGAATTAATGAGTGTAGGTGTGTTAGAGACGATTTCCCCTGGAACTGGGCCGCCCCCCAAATGCCCCTTGAGAAAGGAGCCCCGTCTTCTGGGAATGGCAGACAAAATGGGAGTGGGCAGATGTTCAGCCCCTCGATGCGCCCGCTCCTCCCCTACCAACCACCATCCCGGGCCTATCCTCCTCCCTCAAGATTCCTAAAACACGCAAAACCAAAATAAACTGCTGGATTTTGGTCGGTGCGGGGAGAACGTGTTTCAGATCGCCAATGGAGGTCCAAaactcctctccaccctctccctcCAAGACCATCCATCCACCATCTTGGGGAGGGAGAGGGTGTTGTATGTGACAAAGGTTGGGTTGTCATTGTCCTACCAGAGCATTGGGTGCTCGctcgttagagagagagagacacagagagagagagaaagagagagagagagaacttgttttacctgagggtcaccaacatgccaggctgggtgggttatagagtcatagagatgtacagcacggaaacagaccatttggtccaattcatccatgccaaccatatgtCCCAaaccagtctagtcccacctacccggcccatatccctccaaacccttcctattcatatacccatccagatgccttttaaatgttgtcattgtaccagcctccaccacttcctctggcagctcattccagacacgtaccaccctctgagtgaaaatgttgccccttaggtctcttttatatctttcctctctcaccctaaacctatgcccatctagttctggactcccccaccccagggaaaagactttgcctatttaccctatcccatgcccctcatgattttataaacctctgtaaggtcaccccctcagcctccgacgctccagggaaaacagccccggcctgttcagcctagcataccaaacaccttcttcactatcctatctacctgcaactccactttcaaggagctatgaacctgcactccaaggtcttcagggggcgggggggggagaaattgaggaggaatgtctttcATGGTAACCCTCAGATGGTGCTGGGAActaccctcccccaacccccgcACTGAGAGTTACTCCCCCCTTCCCCTCCACGaccctcacccccccaccccccgccgcTTTCCTTTGGAGTCCCCATGACTGAGCAGGCCGAACCCCAGCCAGCAGGCAAAACAAAACCCCACTAGGCCCAGTTGGtaggcaacatttttaaaaaatatgtagaGATAAGGCCCAGAGGGAAAGGATTGCCTTGAATGTTCACCCCTGTTCATTTTGCCTTCTCAAGAAAACAAAACGAGGGCAGGCCGCTTTTAAAACATTGGGGTTACTGTAGGCCTCAGGGCGGAGTGGGCCAGACAGCCTTGAGGTGCTTCAAATCGGGCCTGGCCCAGATAGGCCTCAGTGACACTAGGCTGTGGTGTACGAGGGGACCAAGGGTGAGGGGCACAGCACCCGGCTGTGCGCTCCCACCTCCTGAGGTGGCGTCTAGGTTTAGCCAACCCGCAGAGGATGAGATCATGGTGACAGCAGCGAGATAGAGGCCCTCACAGACAAGTGACGCTGGGTTGTGTCATGGCTGCCAAACTAGGCACTGATATTTTGGCTTAATTTTCGTTGGTCACCTGTTGATTTTCGTTTTAGGAAATCGATGCCTGGTTCACGTTGTTTTATATCCAAAAAGAAAGAGGCTTTGGCCTCCTATGTGAGAATCCAGGCCGTAGTCTAGTGGCGGTGGTGGGAGTTGGAGGAGATTGTTGGGGGAGGCGGGATAATACAATGGGCCTAAGGCAGGGAGAGTCCACGTTGAGCCCTATGAACACacgaggcctttcagcccctcgaTACTGTTCTAGATCCTTCCCCCCACTTCaccaaaatgttaacattttaccCCCTTTCCTCTGAGCCTACGACGGAAAATCTCAATGGGGTCACCCCCTTCCAGAGGTCTTCCCGGGCCCGTCGTCTCTAAGGACCCCGGTGTCAACTCCTGCCCCCGACGGGTTCGGATCCCACCGCAGCCCCTTTGGTGTAACTTCAAACCAGTGACCATCGCCCATCGCGGTAAGAACTCTcgccccctcacccccacccgaCTCAATGGGGTCACTCACCGGGGAAGGACCTTTCCCTGGACtgagcctacacgtgactccaggccccaACCCAGCAGCTCGACTCCAAACTGCCTCCCTAAAGGGACCCCGGGGCTCGGTCCG of Chiloscyllium plagiosum isolate BGI_BamShark_2017 unplaced genomic scaffold, ASM401019v2 scaf_4531, whole genome shotgun sequence contains these proteins:
- the selenbp1 gene encoding methanethiol oxidase, which translates into the protein MCVTPSSFETGLITDILISLDDRFLYFSNWLHGDIRQYDITDTRKPRLVGQIFIGGCLLKGGPVKVLEDREMTAQPEACIVQGTRIWGGPQMIQLSLDGKRLYVTTSLYSSWDRQFYPDLIREGSAMLRVNVDTDKGGLKIDETFLVDFGKEPDGPSLAHEVRYPGGDCSSDIWL